A window of the Lentisphaera araneosa HTCC2155 genome harbors these coding sequences:
- a CDS encoding serine/threonine protein kinase, translated as MQIFQKTQKNIFSSLNQLKSSSWASESTPQVLHSASKKFNLEDMNDDEYSLNRNVSDFFDEALGLGLAEDIKLSQNDRYLPGKEIARGGMKSIESTVDILTGREVAKALLIAKDDPEKTERFFHEARICASLEHPNIVPVYDTGFDKNGLPFFTMRLLGGQTLQKKVTKTESSVADLIDVYVKICDAVSYAHSQGILHRDLKPDNIQIGDFGEVQVCDWGLACEHGYKHSSEKDKEETKEFFLPVTLDGMIKGTPGYLAPEQAQPTKQELTATADIYSLGAILYFILSGKAPLEECDTLQSIRKTIAGEITPIKVFNPNVSHSLNAICRKAMAVETADRYQSVEELKNDILKYQHGFPTAAEEAGPWSSLKLFIKRNQRISILIAIFFVVFNSSLFLFLINLSAKEKQAREAETIANQAAEQALKSEVSATQAAEQARLSEQETLEAMAMLAASEKQARETLENLQRMTAEKNQVSHKAAPRFLRLGRMSLTEFKFSQSLEELNQALALQSDISLGKFTKAKILTALLRFEEAEQYFLRAETKRNDFLKIVKEMKKEISSPSEATYEKIVKMFHLYKKQNMAMLHVDELIYSPALHFLTQEQRRQLALELGILFHAQKEMPFEKFKPIIEKKMPQVLYKTGVTSFNLRKFKKIKTKMIVGENTQSVIMPEMISPKLVLENLSLCPNIKTIYISPQTDPQTFESIDVQILNYKDIP; from the coding sequence TTGCAAATTTTTCAAAAGACACAAAAAAACATCTTCTCATCTTTAAATCAATTGAAAAGTAGCTCTTGGGCGAGTGAATCCACGCCCCAAGTCTTGCACTCTGCTTCCAAAAAGTTTAACTTGGAGGACATGAATGATGATGAATACAGCTTAAACCGCAATGTCAGTGACTTTTTTGATGAAGCCTTAGGTCTTGGCCTCGCGGAGGATATCAAACTCTCCCAAAACGATCGCTACCTGCCCGGTAAAGAAATTGCCCGTGGGGGCATGAAGTCCATCGAGAGTACGGTAGATATCTTGACTGGTCGCGAAGTCGCAAAGGCCTTGCTCATTGCCAAAGACGATCCCGAAAAAACCGAGCGTTTCTTTCACGAAGCTCGCATCTGTGCCTCACTCGAGCACCCCAATATTGTCCCCGTTTACGATACTGGCTTCGATAAAAATGGCCTGCCTTTTTTCACCATGCGTTTACTCGGTGGACAAACACTGCAAAAAAAAGTCACCAAGACCGAGAGCTCTGTAGCTGACCTCATTGATGTCTATGTCAAAATCTGTGATGCCGTTTCCTATGCGCATTCCCAGGGGATTTTACACCGCGACCTCAAACCTGATAATATCCAAATCGGCGATTTTGGTGAAGTTCAAGTCTGTGACTGGGGGCTTGCCTGTGAACATGGCTATAAACATAGCAGCGAGAAAGACAAAGAAGAAACCAAAGAATTCTTCCTTCCCGTTACCCTAGATGGCATGATTAAAGGAACACCGGGCTACCTGGCACCCGAACAAGCCCAACCCACTAAGCAGGAACTCACCGCCACCGCCGATATTTACTCCCTTGGCGCCATACTCTATTTTATCCTTAGTGGTAAAGCACCCCTAGAAGAATGCGATACACTGCAATCCATTCGCAAGACAATTGCCGGAGAAATCACCCCCATAAAGGTTTTTAATCCCAACGTTTCCCACTCGCTAAATGCCATATGTCGCAAGGCCATGGCCGTAGAGACCGCAGATCGTTATCAAAGTGTGGAAGAACTCAAGAATGATATCCTCAAATACCAACACGGTTTTCCCACCGCAGCAGAAGAAGCGGGCCCCTGGTCTTCCCTCAAACTCTTCATCAAGCGCAATCAACGAATTTCTATTTTAATCGCCATATTCTTTGTTGTCTTCAATAGCTCTCTTTTCTTATTTTTGATCAATCTTAGCGCCAAAGAAAAGCAAGCACGTGAAGCCGAAACCATTGCGAATCAAGCCGCCGAGCAAGCCCTCAAGTCCGAAGTTTCTGCGACTCAGGCAGCCGAGCAAGCTCGCCTTTCCGAGCAAGAAACTCTCGAAGCCATGGCCATGCTTGCCGCCAGTGAAAAGCAGGCCCGCGAAACTCTAGAAAACCTGCAAAGAATGACGGCGGAAAAAAATCAAGTTTCTCATAAAGCCGCACCCCGCTTCTTACGCTTAGGCCGCATGAGTCTCACTGAATTTAAATTTTCTCAAAGCCTTGAAGAACTCAACCAAGCTCTTGCCCTGCAGAGCGATATCTCCCTAGGTAAATTTACTAAAGCAAAAATTTTAACTGCACTGCTTCGTTTTGAGGAAGCTGAGCAATATTTTTTAAGAGCAGAAACGAAGCGCAATGATTTTCTTAAGATCGTAAAAGAAATGAAAAAAGAGATCTCGTCCCCTTCTGAAGCGACTTACGAAAAGATTGTCAAAATGTTTCACCTCTATAAAAAACAAAACATGGCCATGCTCCATGTCGATGAATTAATCTATAGTCCTGCACTTCATTTTTTGACTCAAGAGCAGCGACGTCAATTAGCGCTTGAACTTGGTATTCTATTCCATGCACAAAAAGAAATGCCCTTTGAAAAGTTCAAACCCATCATCGAAAAGAAAATGCCCCAAGTTCTCTATAAAACAGGAGTCACTTCATTTAACCTCCGCAAATTTAAAAAAATAAAGACAAAGATGATTGTGGGAGAAAATACTCAAAGTGTGATCATGCCGGAAATGATTTCACCCAAACTTGTTTTAGAAAATTTAAGCCTTTGCCCCAATATAAAAACGATTTATATTAGTCCACAAACTGACCCACAAACTTTCGAAAGTATCGATGTTCAAATACTCAATTATAAGGATATCCCCTGA
- a CDS encoding RNA polymerase sigma factor, producing MADYKNTRVTLLHRLCSDEKDELSWGEFTDAYKRYIYLLIRGMKIDHHDAEDLTQTSLLAIWEKIGGFNYSPEDCKFRTWLYRIVRNKVIDHIRKANTKKNKKVDIPDAETHSDPEIYDIAEKEWRAHISDRAYSNIQGNFSEKVMQCFDLTLKGKSTAEIAEITGIAEATIYVYKQRVKDALCHEIRILNDKWS from the coding sequence ATGGCCGATTATAAAAACACACGTGTGACTCTCCTGCATAGGCTCTGTAGTGATGAAAAAGACGAACTCTCTTGGGGTGAATTTACCGACGCCTACAAGCGTTATATCTATCTGCTGATTCGAGGTATGAAAATTGACCACCACGATGCCGAAGATTTAACTCAAACATCTCTGCTGGCGATTTGGGAAAAAATTGGCGGCTTCAACTATTCCCCCGAAGACTGTAAATTTAGGACCTGGCTGTACCGCATTGTTCGCAATAAAGTTATTGACCACATACGTAAGGCTAACACCAAGAAAAATAAAAAAGTCGATATCCCCGACGCCGAGACTCATTCAGATCCAGAGATCTATGATATTGCCGAAAAAGAATGGCGGGCGCATATCTCCGATCGAGCCTACAGCAATATTCAAGGGAACTTTTCCGAGAAAGTCATGCAGTGCTTTGACTTAACTCTCAAGGGAAAATCCACTGCGGAAATCGCAGAAATCACCGGCATTGCCGAAGCCACCATCTACGTTTATAAACAACGCGTCAAGGATGCCCTCTGTCACGAAATCCGCATCCTCAACGACAAGTGGTCCTGA
- a CDS encoding sulfatase, which yields MLKYVSNFKKGFTTAFLLFMGLGLNAAEKPNFIVFYMDDLGWADTSHEMKKGIEESKSDFHETPNVERLAKQGMTFTQGYSPAPTCTPSRISIHYGKTNARLGYTTVHDVLANNRGLKESIPKDNKSIAQVMNEAGYTTAHFGKGIAIAKPQEIGYQVHDAYDVGDNGNYHGDYVKIAPEKEREKLPVDNPKRIYSLTKSTVDFVNKQSKTEKPFFMMVSHYAVHVPHAASPEVIEKYRKKKRGKHLRDEDYLDPSEMTVGQRTCTWRLQYAAMLEEADMNLGAIMDALEANGQADNTYIVFTSDNGGGLTPNGVLTGGKANLFEGGLRVPTIIAGPKVLKNQYCDVPVIQWDLLTTFHDLSDSSAPLPSDVDGGSLRNVFAKGNAGKVKRPNEGIVFNYPYYAAAPINAIIMGKYKLMRQLNTGEIKLFNIDEDLAEKNNLAQEKPEIAARLAQEMDSYLSEVNAPKIEDVYEARLTELANWMKEAKHNYKNNLEIRSRNKSASEITQIKALLQKKYDADMARFSKSTEHCKMQMRNRNFIGGNYEKSSTTKKVEKPVKTKKQKTFSI from the coding sequence ATGCTCAAATATGTTTCAAACTTCAAGAAAGGCTTTACGACGGCCTTCTTATTATTCATGGGACTCGGACTCAACGCGGCCGAAAAACCTAACTTCATCGTTTTTTACATGGATGACCTCGGCTGGGCCGATACTTCTCACGAAATGAAAAAAGGCATTGAGGAATCAAAAAGCGATTTCCACGAAACTCCCAATGTGGAAAGACTCGCAAAACAAGGCATGACTTTTACTCAAGGTTACTCCCCAGCTCCCACTTGTACTCCTTCACGCATCAGTATCCACTACGGCAAAACAAACGCGCGCCTCGGTTACACGACTGTCCACGATGTATTAGCCAATAATCGCGGTCTCAAAGAAAGCATTCCCAAAGACAATAAATCCATTGCTCAAGTGATGAATGAAGCGGGTTATACAACAGCTCACTTCGGCAAAGGCATTGCCATTGCTAAACCACAAGAAATTGGCTACCAAGTTCACGATGCCTATGATGTTGGCGATAATGGCAACTACCACGGAGATTACGTTAAAATCGCTCCTGAAAAAGAACGCGAAAAACTTCCCGTCGATAACCCCAAAAGAATTTATTCCCTCACAAAATCCACTGTCGATTTTGTCAACAAACAATCAAAAACTGAGAAACCTTTCTTCATGATGGTTTCGCATTACGCCGTTCACGTTCCCCACGCAGCCAGTCCTGAAGTGATTGAAAAGTATCGCAAGAAAAAACGTGGTAAACACCTACGCGACGAAGACTATTTAGACCCCTCAGAAATGACTGTTGGTCAACGCACTTGTACTTGGCGTTTACAATACGCAGCGATGCTCGAAGAAGCCGACATGAACTTGGGCGCCATTATGGATGCACTTGAAGCCAATGGTCAAGCTGATAACACCTACATCGTATTCACTTCTGATAATGGCGGCGGACTCACGCCTAACGGAGTTCTCACCGGCGGTAAAGCCAACCTCTTTGAGGGTGGCCTTCGTGTCCCAACAATTATTGCGGGTCCAAAAGTTCTTAAAAATCAATACTGCGATGTACCTGTAATCCAGTGGGATTTACTCACAACTTTCCACGATCTTTCCGACTCTTCAGCTCCCCTCCCAAGCGATGTCGATGGTGGTAGCCTACGCAATGTTTTTGCCAAAGGTAATGCAGGGAAAGTTAAACGTCCGAATGAAGGCATTGTCTTTAACTACCCCTATTACGCAGCCGCTCCAATCAATGCGATCATCATGGGTAAATACAAACTCATGCGCCAACTCAACACAGGTGAAATCAAACTCTTTAATATTGATGAAGACTTGGCAGAGAAAAATAACTTGGCTCAAGAAAAACCAGAAATCGCGGCTCGCTTAGCTCAAGAAATGGATTCTTACCTCTCAGAAGTTAATGCTCCTAAAATCGAAGACGTCTATGAGGCTCGTTTAACGGAGCTCGCAAATTGGATGAAGGAAGCCAAACACAACTATAAAAATAATCTTGAAATTCGCTCCAGAAATAAGTCGGCTTCCGAAATTACCCAGATCAAAGCCCTACTCCAGAAAAAATATGATGCCGATATGGCTCGCTTTAGTAAATCCACTGAGCACTGCAAAATGCAAATGCGCAACAGAAACTTCATTGGTGGCAATTACGAAAAATCTTCAACAACTAAAAAAGTTGAAAAACCGGTGAAGACAAAAAAACAAAAGACCTTTTCTATCTAA
- a CDS encoding transposase translates to MSKSFNQVYVHIIFHVGSGAFIRSDNEAELYSYISGISKNLFCHIMAINGTGNHIHLLVSLSQKISVANFVSKVKSNSSKWMKKYDDKFSWQRGYGAFSVSASVCQKVKRYIEKQKAHHEKISYQDELQSFLDNYHFS, encoded by the coding sequence ATGTCTAAATCATTCAATCAAGTTTATGTCCATATAATTTTTCATGTAGGAAGCGGAGCGTTTATCAGAAGTGATAATGAGGCAGAGCTCTATTCATACATATCTGGGATCTCTAAAAATCTATTTTGTCACATTATGGCTATAAATGGGACGGGAAACCATATACATCTTTTAGTTTCATTATCACAAAAAATATCTGTCGCCAATTTTGTGAGTAAAGTGAAAAGCAATTCTTCAAAGTGGATGAAAAAATATGATGATAAGTTTAGTTGGCAACGTGGTTATGGGGCATTTTCAGTGAGTGCTAGTGTGTGTCAAAAAGTTAAAAGATATATAGAAAAACAGAAAGCACATCATGAAAAAATATCATATCAAGATGAATTACAGAGCTTTTTAGATAACTATCATTTTAGTTGA
- a CDS encoding DUF1559 domain-containing protein: MKKKFTLIEILVVVAIIGILASLLLPSLKKARESARRATCINNEKQIGISFALYQDDNEGYYPIYGTTFEDDISWDDMLSDYDGREISDADKLTEELRIDEYSVGSYLCGSNIQNRDPILIKSYAINDSYSGDSVRGIAGWKDDAGWSTAINDVVNTSNFIILNEVQFWSNKMGSTGAWGEGGPRDFADGLSVAKVESKQKAEDKGGIKGFYIHDSKSYKMNFLFSDGHVKYRTVPSTMGDGASAFYDGSGRNWSYFVDTPWNSLSD; this comes from the coding sequence ATGAAAAAGAAATTCACCCTCATTGAAATTTTGGTCGTCGTCGCCATCATCGGCATTCTCGCCAGCCTGTTGCTGCCCTCACTCAAAAAAGCAAGAGAATCTGCACGTCGAGCCACCTGTATAAATAATGAAAAACAAATTGGCATCTCATTTGCCCTCTATCAGGATGATAACGAAGGATACTATCCAATTTATGGTACCACTTTTGAAGACGATATTTCCTGGGACGATATGCTCAGCGATTATGATGGCAGAGAAATTAGCGACGCCGATAAACTTACAGAAGAACTACGTATAGATGAATATAGTGTCGGCAGCTACCTCTGTGGTTCCAATATACAAAATCGCGACCCGATCCTCATAAAATCTTACGCCATCAATGATTCATACAGTGGTGATAGTGTGAGAGGCATTGCTGGGTGGAAAGATGATGCGGGGTGGTCGACAGCCATTAATGATGTAGTCAATACCAGCAATTTTATCATTTTAAACGAGGTCCAATTTTGGTCAAACAAAATGGGTTCCACTGGCGCTTGGGGGGAAGGTGGTCCTAGAGATTTTGCCGATGGCCTTTCAGTTGCTAAAGTTGAAAGTAAGCAGAAAGCCGAAGATAAAGGCGGAATCAAAGGCTTTTATATTCACGACTCAAAAAGCTATAAAATGAATTTCCTCTTTAGTGATGGTCATGTGAAGTACCGTACTGTACCTAGCACAATGGGAGATGGTGCCAGTGCATTTTATGATGGCAGTGGTCGCAACTGGAGCTACTTTGTTGATACGCCTTGGAATTCTTTAAGTGATTAA
- a CDS encoding HEAT repeat domain-containing protein, with protein MLSDPDTEVLYCTAVALGHRRDPRAIPHLIKLAKHPCEDVRYGVVHGLLTYEDPIAISCLIDLSKDSDEDVRNWAIFGLGTQIETDTLEIRDALFDSLHDSNDEARGEALIGLAERGDRRVVEALLKEWDREFIGRLSIEAAEKIADPRLLGRLESFAETMDLDDDKTYQNQLNRAIKSCNNFYG; from the coding sequence ATGCTTTCGGATCCTGATACTGAAGTTCTTTACTGCACCGCAGTTGCCTTAGGTCATCGCCGAGATCCACGTGCCATTCCTCATTTAATAAAACTCGCCAAACACCCCTGTGAAGATGTCCGTTATGGGGTCGTTCATGGTCTATTAACTTACGAAGATCCAATAGCGATTTCTTGCTTAATTGACTTAAGTAAAGATTCTGACGAAGACGTCCGCAACTGGGCAATCTTTGGCTTGGGAACTCAAATTGAAACGGATACATTAGAAATTCGAGATGCACTCTTTGACTCACTCCATGATTCAAATGATGAAGCTAGGGGAGAAGCTTTAATTGGTTTAGCAGAACGAGGCGATCGAAGAGTAGTAGAAGCACTTTTAAAGGAGTGGGATCGAGAATTCATTGGGCGTCTGAGTATTGAAGCCGCAGAAAAAATAGCCGACCCACGACTCTTAGGTCGACTTGAATCATTTGCAGAAACCATGGATTTAGATGATGATAAAACTTATCAAAATCAATTAAACCGAGCGATTAAATCCTGTAATAACTTTTATGGATAA
- a CDS encoding PQQ-binding-like beta-propeller repeat protein, giving the protein MNSNLGLTQMTKWQTLLTLFLIPQILFAGNLPDFSDTPGGMLLYLGAPDKENLSELIELTNGDQWNGQILISDASKVSELRKALEKNGNGSLSVRAYNGTNLPVVNNLINRVMIANSATTPKEEIFRIVAPRGKAYFATHGEWKAKDKPVPSTIDDWPMAFYGADNNAVSFDEMVGPPKHIQWRSGPSWTRSHELISSLTSMVSNNGVLYYIIDEGSRLSAVLPEKWRLVAQDAFNGKVLWKLDLETWHNHLWPVKSGPAQLQRRLIAIGDKLYLPLAAGAPLSEVDAKTGKVLRSFAGTEGLEEVVFDNGSLYAVTGESAKAQEGYELSNVEVWGAAGDATGKYRFTDNQKNKIMQIEQKSGKITWSYSSAIVPNTMAVNHKGVFFHNGKQVIALKPDGSENWKGQEFKLKGYKMGTAVTPTLLCQDDVVLSTLGFDFKDGKIYAHHIDTGKIIWTSKHHSSGHSSQDDLFVINGLAWSGAIARIQHQGGNYDGHHLKSGEVATSFPPNVKSNFWFHQRCYRSKATAKYVIPAATGTEYVDLQNKTWDVHHWLRGACLNGILPANGMTYITPHPCACNTESMLRGFSGLVTPGMQKAVIDIQESPRLVKGPAFNTPLKEQAQGWNHFRYGNKRLSYNENAVSAKLAPKWEVKIAPGEKLTQPVANNGRVYVAAVRKNTLYALDQNTGKTLWTFNTAGQIDSSPSLWKGRVIFGSADGYLYCLNAEDGELVWRFRGAKGDRQMTIDGRMESVWPIHGSNPIVDGTIYCLAGRTIFLDGGLRLCLIDAATGELKKEVIHGDKDERDGIQVQVKNQGQKMVPGNSDILSFDGKHIYMNSQRIGLDGNRIYKDGHGKHYKTLTFSRSDQDGEGTHLFAPVGFLDDSWHHRSFWIYGKGAGSGWGGWQKPGKYVPTGRLMVVKPDHTVYSFGRKPEFFAQAHIMEYMISSSQGNAYKAGDWEKTFTPIRNKEASITNWEKNSKLPIEKLSSLKFNWRNTEPGLLGRAMAGAGESLFIAGPPDILDETKLYGRFSQPDSVAKIKAQQDAIDGSMGAILRSVSTADGKTVAEYKISAPPVFDGMSAANGKLFIVLQDGSMVCLNSADDAKELNAQVEK; this is encoded by the coding sequence ATGAACTCAAATTTAGGCTTGACTCAAATGACAAAATGGCAGACATTACTAACACTCTTTTTAATCCCGCAGATTTTATTTGCTGGAAATCTTCCCGACTTTTCCGATACTCCAGGTGGCATGCTACTCTATCTAGGTGCCCCCGATAAAGAAAATCTTAGCGAGCTCATTGAGCTGACTAATGGCGATCAATGGAATGGCCAAATCCTTATCAGTGACGCGTCCAAAGTTAGCGAACTTCGCAAAGCTTTAGAGAAAAATGGCAATGGCTCGCTCTCAGTCCGCGCCTATAATGGCACTAACCTGCCCGTGGTCAATAACCTCATCAACCGAGTGATGATTGCGAACTCCGCAACAACTCCCAAAGAAGAAATCTTTCGAATTGTCGCCCCTCGCGGCAAAGCTTACTTCGCTACTCATGGTGAATGGAAAGCTAAAGACAAACCCGTACCCTCTACAATCGATGACTGGCCCATGGCTTTTTATGGCGCCGATAATAATGCTGTAAGTTTTGACGAAATGGTGGGCCCTCCCAAGCATATTCAGTGGCGAAGTGGTCCTTCTTGGACACGTTCTCACGAATTGATTTCTAGTTTAACCTCTATGGTTTCTAATAATGGCGTACTCTATTACATCATTGATGAAGGTTCGCGTCTCTCGGCAGTTCTTCCCGAAAAATGGCGTCTTGTGGCCCAAGATGCCTTCAATGGCAAGGTCCTTTGGAAGCTCGATCTAGAAACTTGGCACAATCACTTATGGCCCGTAAAGTCTGGCCCTGCTCAACTTCAACGCCGCCTCATTGCTATTGGCGATAAACTCTATCTCCCCCTTGCAGCTGGTGCTCCGCTCTCTGAAGTCGATGCAAAGACAGGTAAAGTTCTACGTTCTTTTGCGGGAACTGAAGGCTTGGAAGAAGTCGTCTTCGATAATGGCTCACTCTATGCGGTCACTGGCGAAAGTGCGAAAGCCCAAGAAGGCTATGAGCTCTCAAATGTGGAAGTTTGGGGTGCCGCGGGTGATGCCACAGGTAAATACCGCTTTACAGATAATCAAAAGAACAAAATCATGCAGATCGAACAAAAGAGTGGTAAAATCACTTGGTCCTATAGTTCCGCCATTGTCCCCAATACCATGGCCGTTAATCATAAAGGCGTATTCTTTCACAATGGTAAACAAGTTATTGCCCTGAAACCCGATGGCTCAGAAAACTGGAAGGGGCAAGAATTTAAGCTCAAAGGTTATAAAATGGGCACTGCTGTAACTCCGACTCTGCTTTGCCAAGATGACGTCGTACTCTCGACACTAGGTTTTGATTTTAAAGACGGCAAAATCTACGCTCATCACATCGACACGGGAAAAATCATCTGGACCTCGAAACATCACTCTTCAGGCCACAGTTCGCAGGATGACCTCTTTGTGATTAATGGCCTCGCTTGGTCAGGCGCTATTGCCCGCATTCAGCATCAGGGTGGTAACTATGATGGTCACCACCTCAAATCAGGTGAAGTGGCAACTTCTTTTCCACCCAATGTAAAATCCAACTTTTGGTTTCACCAACGCTGTTACCGTTCAAAAGCCACGGCAAAATACGTCATCCCTGCCGCCACTGGGACTGAATATGTGGACCTGCAAAACAAAACTTGGGATGTGCACCACTGGTTGCGCGGTGCCTGCCTCAATGGGATTCTTCCTGCCAATGGCATGACTTACATCACCCCTCACCCTTGTGCCTGCAATACCGAATCGATGCTACGTGGTTTCAGTGGCCTCGTAACTCCCGGCATGCAAAAAGCTGTTATCGACATCCAAGAAAGTCCACGCCTCGTCAAAGGACCCGCATTCAATACGCCTCTTAAAGAACAGGCTCAGGGCTGGAATCATTTCCGCTACGGCAATAAACGCTTAAGCTACAACGAAAATGCGGTCTCCGCAAAATTAGCTCCGAAATGGGAAGTCAAGATTGCCCCGGGAGAAAAGCTGACACAGCCCGTGGCCAATAATGGCCGAGTTTACGTTGCAGCCGTCCGTAAGAACACTCTTTATGCTTTGGACCAAAATACCGGTAAAACTCTCTGGACTTTTAATACGGCAGGTCAAATCGACTCTTCTCCTTCACTATGGAAAGGTCGTGTTATCTTTGGTAGTGCCGATGGCTACCTCTACTGCCTCAATGCTGAAGATGGCGAATTAGTCTGGCGCTTCCGCGGTGCCAAAGGCGATCGCCAAATGACCATTGACGGTCGTATGGAATCTGTTTGGCCAATCCATGGAAGCAACCCGATTGTCGATGGCACTATTTACTGCCTCGCCGGACGCACCATCTTCCTCGATGGTGGACTTCGACTTTGTCTTATCGATGCCGCCACTGGTGAACTGAAAAAAGAAGTCATTCACGGGGACAAAGACGAACGCGATGGCATTCAGGTTCAGGTCAAGAACCAAGGACAAAAAATGGTCCCTGGCAATAGCGATATACTGAGTTTTGATGGCAAACACATCTACATGAATTCCCAACGCATTGGGCTCGATGGCAATAGAATTTACAAAGATGGTCATGGCAAACACTACAAGACACTGACTTTCAGCCGCAGTGATCAAGATGGCGAAGGCACTCACCTCTTTGCTCCCGTTGGCTTTCTCGATGACTCTTGGCATCACCGCAGTTTCTGGATTTACGGCAAAGGCGCCGGTTCAGGTTGGGGTGGCTGGCAAAAGCCAGGTAAATACGTTCCTACCGGACGCCTCATGGTAGTGAAACCCGACCATACGGTTTATAGCTTTGGTCGCAAACCAGAATTTTTTGCTCAAGCCCATATCATGGAATACATGATTTCTTCGTCGCAAGGCAATGCCTACAAAGCGGGCGATTGGGAAAAAACATTTACTCCCATCCGCAATAAAGAAGCGTCGATCACCAACTGGGAAAAGAATAGTAAACTTCCCATAGAGAAACTTTCTTCACTCAAGTTCAACTGGCGCAATACGGAGCCCGGCTTACTTGGTCGTGCCATGGCGGGCGCAGGCGAGAGCCTCTTCATTGCGGGCCCGCCGGATATTCTCGATGAGACCAAACTCTATGGTCGCTTCAGTCAGCCTGATTCAGTGGCTAAAATAAAAGCTCAACAAGATGCCATCGATGGATCCATGGGCGCTATCTTGCGTTCGGTTTCAACCGCAGATGGCAAAACTGTGGCTGAATATAAGATCAGTGCACCTCCAGTTTTCGACGGCATGTCAGCTGCCAATGGTAAACTCTTCATCGTCCTGCAAGATGGCTCGATGGTTTGCTTAAACTCCGCAGATGATGCTAAGGAGTTAAACGCACAAGTGGAGAAGTAA
- a CDS encoding type II secretion system protein, with the protein MKDKKFSLIELLVVVAIIGILASFLLPTLKKARDSARRASCMSQEKQIGIAFAMYHGDNDGYYPVYGSPTDNISWDDQLGDYDGRKLTQVQKELQEINDNQNINNSLYSCPGSIQQRNGLPLKSYSIGQDYGDIGGSPAVRGTAGWNGTDPWSLNASQIVDANDFTVMMEVHNTQNIMGFSRATGVGRHSMGHVTSSYSPVNLPGDGNVKGGISGFYVHSPTQLKMNFLYGDGHVEFKSPAATVGTWRDNFYSGTWTGWWEMQDSDDTQWNALD; encoded by the coding sequence ATGAAAGATAAAAAATTCTCACTCATAGAACTACTCGTCGTAGTGGCTATCATTGGCATTCTTGCCAGCTTTCTCCTTCCTACACTCAAAAAAGCACGTGACTCTGCCCGCCGCGCTTCCTGTATGAGCCAAGAAAAACAAATTGGTATCGCTTTTGCCATGTACCATGGTGATAACGACGGCTACTACCCTGTCTATGGTAGCCCCACTGACAATATTTCTTGGGATGATCAATTAGGTGATTATGACGGTAGAAAACTTACTCAAGTGCAAAAAGAACTTCAAGAAATTAACGATAACCAAAATATAAATAATTCTTTATATTCATGTCCTGGTAGTATTCAACAACGAAATGGACTTCCACTTAAATCTTATTCAATTGGTCAAGACTATGGTGACATAGGCGGTAGTCCTGCCGTTCGTGGTACTGCAGGTTGGAATGGGACAGATCCTTGGTCGCTTAATGCTTCTCAAATTGTCGATGCCAATGACTTTACTGTAATGATGGAAGTTCATAACACTCAAAATATTATGGGCTTCTCTAGAGCTACAGGTGTAGGTCGCCACTCTATGGGGCATGTCACTTCAAGTTACTCACCTGTTAATCTTCCCGGAGACGGAAACGTCAAAGGTGGTATAAGTGGTTTTTATGTACATTCACCCACTCAATTGAAAATGAACTTCCTCTACGGAGATGGTCACGTAGAATTCAAATCACCCGCAGCAACTGTAGGCACATGGCGCGATAATTTTTATTCAGGCACATGGACGGGATGGTGGGAAATGCAAGATAGTGACGATACCCAATGGAACGCTCTTGATTAG